The genomic segment AGATGCAATATAATCATGTAAGAAAGTTGTTGTTTCCAATTTTCGGGAAAATTCATAACAGGATATCAGTGATTTGTGACATTTAAAGTCAAAGACAGCCACTTCCAAAGGAGAAAAAAATGTTATTCGAAGACTTAAATCTTATTACACCAATAAACAAGGCTTTAAAAACTGAAGGTTATGTGCAACCTACGCCTATACAAGAAGCTGCAATTCCTACTATATTGGAAGGAAAAGACTTTCTAGGCTGTGCTCAGACAGGCACTGGAAAGACAGCGGCTTTTGCTATTCCTATACTGCAAATTCTTTGTGGGAGGCAAAAAGTTATAAAGGGACCTAAAAATATAAAGGCCTTAATACTCGCACCTACTAGGGAACTAGCAATTCAAATTGGAGAAAGTTTTACAGCCTATAGTAAACACATGAATCTTACTAGTGCAGTTATTTTCGGAGGCGTATCACAAAAAAAACAAACTGATGCTTTAAAAGATGGAGTAGATATTTTAATTGCCACTACTGGTAGATTACTCGATTTAATGCAACAGAAATACATTAACATACACCATGTGGAAATGTTTGTACTTGACGAGGCAGACCGTATGCTTGATATGGGATTTTTGCGTGACGTAAAAAAAATTATAGCGCAACTACCTAAAATTAGACAAACTATGTTATTTTCAGCGACTATGCCAACAGAAATCTCAAAGCTAGTTGATTCTATTCTTGTGGATCCAGTAAAAGTAGCAGTGACACCTGTTTCATCTACCATTGAGCTTATTGAACAATCAGTATATTTTGTGGATAAAAAAGATAAGAAACCGCTACTTATTCATTTGCTAAAAGATAAGTCCATAGTTTCTGCCTTAGTATTTTCAAGAACAAAGCATGGTGCAAATAAAATCACGAAGGACCTTAACAATGTAGGAATAGAAGCACAAGCTATTCATGGTAATAAATCTCAAAGTGCTAGGCAACTTGCTTTAAATAATTTTAAGTCGGGTATAACAAGAGTATTAGTCGCAACAGATATAGCAGCGAGAGGTATTGATGTTGATGAATTATCTCATGTAATCAATTTTGATTTGCCAAATATACCAGAGACTTATGTTCATAGAATAGGAAGGACTGGTAGGGCAGGACTTGGTGGAGTTGCACTTTCGTTTTGCGATGAAGAAGAAAAACCTTTTCTTAAGGATATTCAAAAGGTTATATCAAAATCAATACCAGTAATTGAAGATCATCCTTATCCTGCAAGTAATGAACCTGTAATAGCAAGTAATGATAAGGCAAATAAACCTTCAACAAGAAAGCCTCAACAATCAGGCAATGCTAGAAGAAATGGAAGAAATCATGGCGGGAGTCAGCAGCCTAAAAATTTTAGATCAACAAGATAAAAAACATAAAGCCAATGATTATATAAAATAATCATTGGCTTTACTAATCCATATAAAATATGGATTTATAACTCCGTATTTTAATTTTCATACGGAATTACTTAGTAGTCCCCATTTTTAGCCCCAGCAATATTGCCTACGCTTAAAATTACAAGTGGTTTACTTATTAACATAACTAACATCTCCCTTTTATAAGTTTAATGTTTGTTTGTCGACTACAATAATAGTATATCCCGCGATTAAAAAGATATACATGAAATTAAAAAAATGTAAGAAGATAATTTAAAATTATCTTCTTACATTTTTAGTTTATTAAAATTATTTTAAGGCCTTTTCAAATATACCATTAATAATATTTTTAGAGGCAACGCCTTCATGAACTTTAACTCCGTCAACATAGTACGTAGGGACATAATAGTATGTATATTGTTTTGCTATATCCGGTTGAAGCTCTTCATCAATTATTTTAATATCAATACCAGCGTATTCTGGATTTTGTTTTTTTATAGCGTCCATCCAAGTAAGTGCTTTTTTACAATATGGACACCATTCAGTTACAAACATAATTACAGGTTTCATTTATTATCATCACCAAACTTTCTTATTAGTATATATATTATACACCATTTTTCTTATTCTTCGTGTATTATAAAATTTTAAATTTAGTACATAGTAATTAATAGAAATAAGTTAAACAATTTGATATAATGAAATAGCCGAAAAATAATTTATTATAGCGAAAAAATTAAAATAATGTTTAAATAAATCTCAATAAATTTTAACAAAAAACAATAAAAAAGATGAAGGAGCGCCTTAAATGCAAACAATAACACAGTTATTTAATAGAAAAACCGTAGAGAAAATGCTATTGCTTTTAGCAATAATATTATTTGCATATTTAATAAGATCCATTTTTAATTTGATTCTATTAACATTTATGATTACTTATTTAGTGAATAGTCTACAAAGTTTATTAGTTAAGCAAATTAACAGAGTAGTAAAAGTAAATCCAACTATTATTACTATAATTATATATATGTTTATGACAGTAACAATAGTCCTTCTAGCAGTAAAATATATACCAATTGCTATTTCTGAAAGTATATCTATTTTAGGCAAGATGGAATATATTAATTTTTCTGAAAATACAAAAGGATTTACGAAGTATTTAGCACCGATGTTTAATCAAATTAATATTGCAAATTATGCTAAATCGGGTATTCAAAGTATTATGATTTTTGTAACTAATTTTGGAAAATGGAGTTTTAATTTTTTTATGGCACTTTTACTAAGCTTAGTATTTATATTAGAGAAGGACAGCGTGTTAAAATTTGTACATAAGTTTAAATATAGTAAAGTATCTGTGGCATATAATTATTTGAGCTATTTTGGTAATAATTTTTTAAATTCCTTTGGTAAAGTAATACAGGCTCAAATAATGATAGCCATTGCAAATACAGTATTATCAGTGATAGGATTAACTATAATGGGATTTCCGAAATTATTCGCTCTTGCATTTATGATATTTATTTTAAGTCTTATACCAGTGGCGGGGTTATTTATTTCGCTAATTCCCCTATGTTTAATTGCTTTTAAAATGGGCGGGTTAGTTAAAGTAATATTTGTGCTTATTATGATTTTTATAATTCATGCTATTGAAAGTTATATTTTAAACCCAAAGTTTATGTCTGATACCACCAATCTTCCAATATTTTTTACTTTTGTAACATTAATAGTGTCAGAGCATTTTATGGGAATTTGGGGTCTGCTCCTTGGAATCCCAATATTTATATTTATATTAGATTCAATTGGAGTAGAGTTTAGCGAAAAAACCATTCTAAAATTAAAGAAAATTAAAGAAAATTAAAGAAAGGCAGTGATTTTGTGACAATAGAAAATAAAGAATCTATATTAAAATGTCCCGTATGCAACTTAAGTTTAAAAAAGTATGAAAAACAATATGTATGTTTAAATAATCATAGTTATGATATAGCAAGTAAAGGACATATTAATCTTTTGCTTGCTAATCAAAAGAAAACAAAAGACCCTGGTGACTGCAAAGAAATGATGGAAGGGCGTAGAGACTTTTTAAATAAAGGGTATTATCACACTTTTTCTGATAAACTAAATGATGTAATAATATCAAATATAAATGGAAATAATATAAATATACTTGATGCTGGGTGTGGAGAAGGATATTTTTTATGCAGATTAAAGGAAGCCATACATAGAAAAGAAGCTAGCTACACCCGAAATAAAGAAATTGATTTTTTTGGCGTAGATATTTCGAAAGCTGCAGTTACTTATGCAACTAAGAGAGATAAAAAAATAAAATTTATAGTAGGTAGTAATTTTAACCTACCCATAATGCCAGGCACTATAGATATCATTATAAGAAATTTTGCACCCTCAGATGAGACTGAGCTTAATAGGGTTCTAAAGGATAACGGTAAGCTAGTTGTTATAACTCCTGGAGTTCAACATTTATATGGTTTAAAAGAAATATTATATGTAAATGCTAGAAAACATGAGGAAAAAGTAACAACATTTGATGGATTTAAGTTAACTCAGAGCGTGGAAGTTAAGTACAGCATCGATGTCGGAAATGCTGAAGATATAAAGAGTCTTATTGCAATGACTCCTTACTATTGGACTATTGATAATGCAATGAGAGAAAAAGCTAATGATACCTCAAAGCTATCAACTTTGCTCCATTTTAATATAAGTATATATGAAAAAAATTAACCGTATCCTCCATTTGAACTTCTTAGTTTTATTGATAATGCATGTAGGTTTTGGTAAAATCAAATTAGAACTAATGGAACTATATTTATAATGTATAATAAAATATATAGGAATAAATGTTATTGGGGGAGTTTGTGTGAAGTTTTATATCCGAGAAAAGATATTCTCAATAGGTGACAGTTTTAGTATTAAAGATGTTTCAGGTAATGATGTATTCAATGTAGAAGGAAAGATTTTCTCATTTGGAAATAAACTTAGAATTTATGATATGAATAATAATGAAATTATATACATTGAGCAGAAGTTATTTAAGTTACTGCCGGAATATAATATATATTTAAGCGGAAACTATGCTGCCAAAGTGAAAAAAGAATTCACCTTATTTAGTAATAAATTCCATATAGAAAGCGATATGGGTAATTACGAGATTGAAGGAGACTTCTTTGCTCATGATTTTTCAATAGTGAAAAATGGTAGTATAGTTGCGCAAATAAACAAAAAATGGCTTTCGTGGGGAGATACTTATGAAATTGCCATCAATGAAGAAGAAAATTATGCGTTTACCTTAGCAATGGTAATTGTAATTGATCAAGTATTGCATGATAATAAAAAATAAAATAATGGGTAAATATCATAAATATTCGATTTCTAGAAGACTTTTAAAAAAAACTTATTAATTTAATTAGAAATGATTTATTGATGTTATTTAAGATGATATAATGTATTTGATAAATAAGAAATTTGAGGTGCATCCATGACTAATGATGAAATGTATAAACGTATAATAGCTATGACTAGTGTTAAAACTGCAAAAAGCTTTATTAAGACTTGTGATATAAGTAAAGGGGACCTAGGCAAGCTTTGCAAGAAATTTAACATATTTGTAGAAGGTAAAGCTACTAAGGAAGAAATGATTGATAGATTTATAGGAGAAACCCTTGGGAAAAAATTAAAAAATAAGGTGATCAATAAATACAACACTAGATAAAAAATATTAAGTTTGTAAAATCACTGAAACATAGGGAGAACGGTATATATTTATTATACCGTTCTCCCTATATTTTGGTTACTATGGTAAATATAAAACCGCGGTTTTATTATGGAATCAGTAGGTGCAATAATTATTGTGTGCTTTTAAGTGATAATAAGTAAGAAATAAGAAATAAGGAAGACTATAAAGGAGCTGAGATGTATAAATAACTTTGTTTAATAAAATAATACTTATGAGGTGAGGATAATGGAGTTATTTATACCAGACATTGCATATATAGATCCTAAAGTTCTGAAATATGATGCAGCAAAAAAAGTTATAGAGCACTTAGAAAGCTTAAAGGTACCCATAGTTAATTCTAAAAGAGTAATAATAGATTGTGGATCACCTGAAAAAAATTATGCAATGTCTAAAAAGGTTGTTCTTTTTACGATAAACGGTCAAAAAAAATTATCGAGTTGCAAACCATCTGCTGATTATCAATTTTCACTATCAAGTTCATGCCCTGCAAATTGTGAATATTGCTATCTTCAGACTACTCAAGGTGAAAAACCTTTCATGAAGATTTTTATGAATATTGAAGAAATTTTAGAGAATATACAAACTTATATAGAGGATAACAAGCCGAATATTACGACCTTTGAATGTGCAAGTATAACAGATCCCATTGCGCTTGAACACTTAAGTGGGAACTTAAAAAGATGCATAGAGTTCTTTGGAGAAAGTTCCAATGGTAGATTGAGGCTTGTAACGAAATTTAATGATGTTGATCCATTTTTAAAGCTAAAACATAACAAGCACACAAAATTCAGATTTACTTTAAATTCGCGTTATGTAATAGATAATTTCGAACACAATACTTCTAGTTTTAAGGAGAGAATAGACGCAGTTAAAAAAATTGCTGCTGCTGGATATCCAATAGGATTCATAATTGCACCTATCATGATATATGATAATTGGCGTGAGGAATATAAGGAGTTATTTGAAACACTAAAAATAGCACTAGGTGATTATACTGGGGAAGTAAGCTTTGAACTTATTCAACATAGATTTACTAAAGCGGCAAAGGAGTTGATAGTTCAACGATTTAAAAATACTAAGCTTGATCTGAATGAAGCAAAAAGGCAATTGAAATGGGGGCCGTATGGAAAATTCAAATATGTCTATAAAAAACCAGACAGCGAGGATATTAAAAATTATATCTCAGAACTTATAAATAATAATTTTAAGCAGGCAATAATTGAATATTTTACTTAGTATTCTTTACCAAAGATAAGATGGTAGCATACTATTAAGAGTAGTGTTGATTTCTAACATAATAAAAGACTGCACTATTATATTATGAACGGCACCCTGCACAACGTGCAGGGTGCCGTTCACTTTTTTTAGATTCTGACTCTATAGTGTATATTGTATAATATTCGATAGCTTTTGTTTTTGTAATAAAATAAAAGCTATCGAATGGAGCGTGATAGTATGTCAAATTGGCGGATGCATAGAAATATCATCTTTGAGATAATTCTTTATAAGGAATAAGCTCAACAATAAGGTAATCACTTCTGCACACGGAATAGTTAACCAAACTCCTGTCATTTGCAGAAAATGCGGAAGAATGAAAATCAAAGGGATAACAGTAATAAAACCTCTTGCAAGAGAAAC from the Clostridium sp. CM027 genome contains:
- a CDS encoding DEAD/DEAH box helicase; translation: MLFEDLNLITPINKALKTEGYVQPTPIQEAAIPTILEGKDFLGCAQTGTGKTAAFAIPILQILCGRQKVIKGPKNIKALILAPTRELAIQIGESFTAYSKHMNLTSAVIFGGVSQKKQTDALKDGVDILIATTGRLLDLMQQKYINIHHVEMFVLDEADRMLDMGFLRDVKKIIAQLPKIRQTMLFSATMPTEISKLVDSILVDPVKVAVTPVSSTIELIEQSVYFVDKKDKKPLLIHLLKDKSIVSALVFSRTKHGANKITKDLNNVGIEAQAIHGNKSQSARQLALNNFKSGITRVLVATDIAARGIDVDELSHVINFDLPNIPETYVHRIGRTGRAGLGGVALSFCDEEEKPFLKDIQKVISKSIPVIEDHPYPASNEPVIASNDKANKPSTRKPQQSGNARRNGRNHGGSQQPKNFRSTR
- a CDS encoding thioredoxin family protein, giving the protein MKPVIMFVTEWCPYCKKALTWMDAIKKQNPEYAGIDIKIIDEELQPDIAKQYTYYYVPTYYVDGVKVHEGVASKNIINGIFEKALK
- a CDS encoding AI-2E family transporter; amino-acid sequence: MQTITQLFNRKTVEKMLLLLAIILFAYLIRSIFNLILLTFMITYLVNSLQSLLVKQINRVVKVNPTIITIIIYMFMTVTIVLLAVKYIPIAISESISILGKMEYINFSENTKGFTKYLAPMFNQINIANYAKSGIQSIMIFVTNFGKWSFNFFMALLLSLVFILEKDSVLKFVHKFKYSKVSVAYNYLSYFGNNFLNSFGKVIQAQIMIAIANTVLSVIGLTIMGFPKLFALAFMIFILSLIPVAGLFISLIPLCLIAFKMGGLVKVIFVLIMIFIIHAIESYILNPKFMSDTTNLPIFFTFVTLIVSEHFMGIWGLLLGIPIFIFILDSIGVEFSEKTILKLKKIKEN
- a CDS encoding methyltransferase domain-containing protein; this encodes MTIENKESILKCPVCNLSLKKYEKQYVCLNNHSYDIASKGHINLLLANQKKTKDPGDCKEMMEGRRDFLNKGYYHTFSDKLNDVIISNINGNNINILDAGCGEGYFLCRLKEAIHRKEASYTRNKEIDFFGVDISKAAVTYATKRDKKIKFIVGSNFNLPIMPGTIDIIIRNFAPSDETELNRVLKDNGKLVVITPGVQHLYGLKEILYVNARKHEEKVTTFDGFKLTQSVEVKYSIDVGNAEDIKSLIAMTPYYWTIDNAMREKANDTSKLSTLLHFNISIYEKN
- a CDS encoding LURP-one-related/scramblase family protein, whose translation is MKFYIREKIFSIGDSFSIKDVSGNDVFNVEGKIFSFGNKLRIYDMNNNEIIYIEQKLFKLLPEYNIYLSGNYAAKVKKEFTLFSNKFHIESDMGNYEIEGDFFAHDFSIVKNGSIVAQINKKWLSWGDTYEIAINEEENYAFTLAMVIVIDQVLHDNKK
- the splB gene encoding spore photoproduct lyase, whose amino-acid sequence is MELFIPDIAYIDPKVLKYDAAKKVIEHLESLKVPIVNSKRVIIDCGSPEKNYAMSKKVVLFTINGQKKLSSCKPSADYQFSLSSSCPANCEYCYLQTTQGEKPFMKIFMNIEEILENIQTYIEDNKPNITTFECASITDPIALEHLSGNLKRCIEFFGESSNGRLRLVTKFNDVDPFLKLKHNKHTKFRFTLNSRYVIDNFEHNTSSFKERIDAVKKIAAAGYPIGFIIAPIMIYDNWREEYKELFETLKIALGDYTGEVSFELIQHRFTKAAKELIVQRFKNTKLDLNEAKRQLKWGPYGKFKYVYKKPDSEDIKNYISELINNNFKQAIIEYFT